A portion of the Dethiobacter alkaliphilus AHT 1 genome contains these proteins:
- a CDS encoding Glu/Leu/Phe/Val family dehydrogenase: MVTESLNAFEIAQQQIHEAGKYINLDPALEAIIKEPKRVLIVSFPVKMDDGTTKVFQGIRSQHNDAIGPCKGGIRFHPDVTVDEVKALSMWMTFKCGVVGLPYGGGKGGVICNPKEMSQGELERVARGFIEAIAAIVGPDKDIPAPDVYTNAQVMAWMMDTYSRIAGSNQFGVITGKPIIVGGSLGRNEATAQGCIYTIIKAAEKIGLNLQGATVAIQGYGNAGYIAARLLHDLGCKLVAVSDSRGAVYSEDGVDPSHLLEHKQKTGSCVEFGTCSLITGEDLLEMDVDILVPAALENVITSKNAANIKAKIVAEAANGPTTPDADKVLFENGVMVIPDILANAGGVTVSYFEWVQNLMNYYWTKEEVNTKLKALMFDAFDKTYITSQEHKVDMRTAAYINSITRLSEAIKARGLV, encoded by the coding sequence ATGGTGACTGAATCTCTTAATGCGTTTGAAATTGCTCAGCAGCAAATCCATGAGGCAGGTAAATATATCAACCTGGACCCTGCTCTGGAAGCCATCATTAAAGAACCTAAGCGTGTACTTATTGTAAGTTTTCCTGTAAAAATGGATGACGGTACCACAAAGGTATTTCAGGGAATCCGCTCCCAGCATAACGATGCCATCGGTCCTTGCAAAGGCGGCATCCGTTTCCATCCTGATGTGACAGTGGACGAAGTTAAAGCCCTTTCCATGTGGATGACTTTTAAATGCGGTGTTGTGGGACTGCCCTACGGCGGTGGTAAAGGCGGCGTAATCTGTAACCCCAAGGAAATGTCCCAGGGTGAACTGGAGCGTGTGGCCCGCGGCTTCATTGAAGCCATCGCTGCCATTGTGGGCCCGGATAAAGACATCCCCGCCCCCGATGTGTACACCAACGCCCAGGTTATGGCCTGGATGATGGATACCTACAGCCGCATTGCCGGCAGCAACCAGTTTGGTGTAATCACCGGCAAGCCCATTATTGTCGGCGGTTCACTTGGCCGTAACGAAGCCACCGCCCAGGGTTGTATCTACACCATTATCAAAGCCGCAGAAAAAATCGGCCTGAACCTGCAAGGCGCCACCGTTGCTATCCAGGGCTACGGTAATGCCGGCTATATTGCCGCACGCCTGCTGCATGATTTGGGTTGCAAGCTGGTAGCGGTCAGCGATTCCCGCGGTGCAGTGTACAGTGAAGATGGGGTGGACCCCTCACACCTGCTGGAGCATAAACAAAAAACCGGCTCCTGTGTGGAGTTTGGTACCTGCAGCCTGATTACCGGCGAAGACCTTTTGGAAATGGATGTGGACATTCTGGTTCCGGCAGCGCTGGAAAACGTGATTACTTCCAAAAACGCCGCCAACATCAAAGCGAAAATCGTGGCGGAAGCGGCCAACGGCCCCACCACCCCCGATGCAGACAAAGTTCTCTTTGAAAACGGCGTAATGGTTATCCCCGACATTCTGGCCAACGCCGGCGGTGTAACCGTTTCCTACTTTGAGTGGGTTCAGAACCTGATGAACTACTACTGGACCAAAGAAGAAGTAAACACCAAGCTGAAAGCTTTGATGTTTGACGCTTTCGATAAAACCTATATCACCAGCCAGGAGCATAAAGTGGACATGCGT
- the fni gene encoding type 2 isopentenyl-diphosphate Delta-isomerase: MSRQARKLEHLWHAVRSDLTSADFCDINLVHNCLPETSLKALDLSTNLAGINLRLPLFINAITGGVEDAECVNRELALTAKECGMALAVGSQMAALENPLYAKTFHVVREVYPDGIIFANIGAYSDVDMARRAVDMVRADALQIHLNVPQELMMKEGDTDFRGYRRQIEKIVGAVDVPVIIKEVGFGVAREQAAIFKELGVAAIDVGGKGGTNFMLIERRRAHAKTNPDLLKWGIPTAISILEAKAGAPDTDIVASGGLNSGLLAAKALALGANTVGIAGLAAKMLLAEGREKLVLCLNEMINEMKMIMVMTGAHNIAELREVPLVVTGETRQWLDQREISLSELFSSR; the protein is encoded by the coding sequence ATGTCACGTCAGGCACGAAAACTGGAACATCTCTGGCATGCAGTCCGCTCTGATCTAACCAGTGCTGATTTCTGTGATATCAACCTGGTCCATAACTGCCTGCCGGAAACCAGTCTGAAAGCGCTGGATCTTTCCACAAACCTGGCCGGAATTAACCTTCGGCTCCCGCTGTTCATCAACGCCATCACCGGTGGTGTGGAGGATGCGGAGTGTGTGAACCGGGAATTGGCCCTTACCGCTAAAGAATGCGGCATGGCACTGGCGGTGGGCTCCCAGATGGCAGCCCTGGAAAATCCGCTTTACGCCAAAACATTTCATGTGGTGCGCGAAGTCTATCCGGATGGAATTATCTTTGCCAACATCGGTGCCTACTCCGATGTTGATATGGCGCGCCGTGCAGTGGATATGGTCCGTGCCGATGCTTTGCAGATTCATCTTAATGTTCCCCAGGAACTGATGATGAAAGAAGGGGACACCGATTTTCGCGGTTACCGCCGGCAGATTGAAAAAATCGTCGGTGCCGTGGATGTACCCGTCATTATCAAGGAAGTGGGCTTTGGAGTGGCCCGTGAGCAGGCTGCAATCTTTAAGGAGCTTGGTGTGGCCGCCATCGATGTGGGTGGCAAAGGCGGCACAAACTTTATGCTGATTGAACGCCGCCGGGCTCACGCCAAGACTAATCCCGATCTTTTAAAATGGGGAATTCCCACAGCCATTTCTATCCTGGAGGCCAAAGCCGGAGCGCCGGATACCGACATTGTGGCCAGCGGCGGTTTGAATTCCGGGCTGTTGGCAGCAAAGGCTCTGGCCTTAGGCGCCAACACTGTGGGTATTGCCGGACTGGCGGCCAAAATGCTGTTGGCAGAAGGCCGTGAAAAACTGGTGCTGTGCCTCAATGAAATGATCAATGAAATGAAAATGATAATGGTTATGACCGGAGCACATAATATTGCTGAATTGCGTGAAGTGCCCCTGGTGGTTACCGGTGAGACCCGTCAATGGCTTGATCAACGTGAGATCTCACTGTCAGAATTATTTTCATCCCGTTAA
- a CDS encoding bifunctional 4-hydroxy-3-methylbut-2-enyl diphosphate reductase/30S ribosomal protein S1: MKVIVAEHAGFCGGVKKAVKQALDASRQGRVYALGPLAHNDSLLDKLREEGVIFVDDLAEVPHGATVVIRSHGERPEVFRQAEERGLQIVDATCTFVGKLQTLVARLIEEGKQVIVLGDPTHPEIKGVLGWGRDQPIVLTADGSISELEGLNREKPVALVAQTTQRQSILAEIGEKLKAIVPVVEIYNTICQATALRQEAARNLAYDVDLMVVVGGKNSANTRKLADVCRSTGVRTIAVSEAHELDAEQLKEVRTVGVTAGASTPDWTIKEVIGKMENEKNTELQEEQTATEEVSLDQEIKEFSAGDVVTGTVVQVSDDEVLVDIGYKSEGVLPRQEVILEGDQMLADVMENGQEVEVAVKKVDDQEGRIILSRKAIERKQKWAELEKAFEEGTILSGKVKEAVPAGLVVELGGGYDAFMPGSLVDVRYIPDFNEFQGQEISFKIIEMRPEKEKLILSRKQVLEEEAAVQKDKVLAELEPGQIIKGTVKRLTNFGAFVDVGGIDGLVHISEISWHRIDNPGEVLSVGDEIEVKVIEVIPERERIGLSLRQAQPDPWTEVGQKFSAGDVVEGKVTRIVDFGAFVELIPGVEGLVHISQLANYHVKQPSEVVQQGDVVKVKILDINTDGKRVSLSMRDAAPRPKKEQTRQVQQQPEDTGTGVTLGDVFGDLFDLEKDKEE; the protein is encoded by the coding sequence TTGAAGGTTATTGTAGCAGAACACGCCGGCTTTTGTGGCGGTGTTAAAAAAGCGGTAAAGCAGGCCCTGGATGCATCCCGCCAGGGGCGGGTCTATGCTTTGGGTCCCCTTGCCCATAATGACAGTTTGTTAGATAAATTACGTGAAGAAGGCGTAATCTTTGTGGACGATTTGGCTGAGGTGCCTCACGGTGCCACGGTTGTTATTCGTTCCCACGGTGAACGCCCGGAGGTGTTCCGGCAGGCCGAAGAACGGGGCCTGCAAATAGTTGATGCGACCTGTACCTTTGTGGGCAAGCTGCAAACTCTTGTAGCCCGCCTGATTGAAGAGGGAAAACAGGTCATTGTCCTGGGCGATCCCACTCATCCGGAAATCAAGGGTGTTTTGGGATGGGGCCGTGATCAGCCCATTGTTCTCACCGCCGACGGCTCCATATCTGAGTTGGAGGGGCTAAATCGGGAAAAGCCGGTAGCTCTTGTGGCACAAACCACACAGCGTCAGAGTATTTTGGCAGAAATCGGTGAGAAACTAAAAGCGATAGTTCCGGTGGTTGAAATATATAATACAATTTGTCAGGCAACGGCATTGCGGCAGGAAGCTGCCCGCAACCTGGCTTATGATGTGGATCTGATGGTGGTGGTGGGCGGCAAAAACAGCGCCAACACCCGCAAACTGGCGGATGTCTGCCGGTCGACCGGTGTGAGAACCATCGCTGTATCAGAGGCACATGAACTGGATGCCGAACAACTGAAAGAGGTTAGGACAGTCGGGGTTACCGCCGGTGCTTCAACACCCGACTGGACGATAAAGGAGGTCATTGGAAAAATGGAAAACGAGAAGAACACAGAGCTCCAGGAGGAGCAAACGGCAACGGAGGAAGTATCCCTGGACCAGGAGATTAAGGAATTCTCCGCAGGGGATGTAGTAACAGGCACTGTGGTACAGGTGTCCGACGATGAAGTACTTGTGGATATCGGGTACAAGAGCGAGGGAGTCCTCCCGCGCCAGGAAGTTATATTAGAAGGTGATCAGATGCTGGCCGACGTTATGGAAAACGGTCAGGAAGTGGAAGTGGCCGTGAAAAAGGTAGATGATCAGGAAGGCAGAATCATTCTGTCCCGCAAAGCCATTGAGCGTAAGCAAAAGTGGGCTGAGCTGGAAAAAGCCTTTGAAGAGGGCACCATTCTTTCCGGCAAAGTAAAGGAAGCTGTTCCCGCCGGCCTGGTGGTGGAACTGGGCGGCGGCTATGATGCCTTTATGCCCGGCTCCCTGGTAGACGTCCGCTATATCCCGGACTTTAACGAATTCCAGGGTCAGGAAATTTCCTTCAAAATCATTGAAATGCGCCCTGAAAAAGAGAAGCTGATTCTGTCCCGCAAGCAGGTGCTGGAAGAAGAAGCTGCAGTGCAAAAAGACAAGGTATTAGCAGAGTTGGAGCCCGGCCAAATCATTAAGGGCACTGTTAAGCGCCTCACCAACTTCGGTGCTTTTGTAGATGTTGGCGGCATTGACGGCCTGGTTCATATTTCTGAAATCTCCTGGCATCGCATCGATAACCCCGGTGAAGTGCTTAGCGTAGGCGATGAAATTGAAGTAAAAGTTATTGAAGTTATTCCTGAGCGCGAACGGATTGGCCTTTCCCTGCGTCAGGCTCAGCCCGATCCCTGGACAGAGGTGGGTCAGAAGTTTAGCGCCGGCGATGTGGTAGAAGGTAAAGTTACCCGTATTGTGGACTTTGGTGCTTTCGTGGAATTGATTCCCGGCGTGGAAGGCCTGGTGCATATTTCCCAGTTGGCCAACTACCACGTCAAGCAGCCCTCCGAAGTAGTACAGCAGGGTGACGTTGTTAAAGTTAAAATTCTGGATATTAACACCGATGGCAAACGGGTTAGCCTGAGCATGCGTGATGCTGCCCCCCGCCCCAAAAAAGAGCAGACCCGTCAGGTACAGCAGCAGCCGGAAGATACCGGTACCGGTGTGACCCTGGGTGATGTCTTTGGTGACTTGTTTGACCTGGAAAAAGATAAAGAGGAGTAA
- a CDS encoding lysophospholipid acyltransferase family protein, protein MLYKVIRQLFAWIFQIFYRWDVQGRENLPDEGAFLLCANHISWWDPPLMGAVTSRTVRFMAKEELFKIPVFGKILPKVNAFPVKRDSADRRAIKTALDTLKSGGVVGIFPEGTRSKTDDLLPPQAGVGLIAVKSEAPVVPAAIVGPYKLFRPIQVRIGKPMTFPQHYGTRVKAEHLEDTAQKIMEEIGRLRKV, encoded by the coding sequence ATGCTGTATAAAGTAATCCGACAATTGTTTGCCTGGATCTTTCAGATATTTTACCGCTGGGATGTACAGGGCCGGGAAAACCTGCCCGACGAGGGAGCTTTTCTTTTATGTGCCAATCATATTTCCTGGTGGGACCCTCCGCTTATGGGGGCTGTAACCAGTAGGACAGTGCGCTTTATGGCAAAAGAAGAATTATTTAAAATTCCCGTTTTCGGCAAAATATTACCGAAAGTAAATGCCTTTCCCGTCAAGCGGGACAGCGCAGACCGCAGAGCCATAAAAACTGCTTTGGACACACTAAAAAGCGGCGGAGTTGTGGGGATTTTCCCTGAGGGAACCCGCAGTAAAACCGATGATTTACTGCCGCCCCAGGCCGGTGTTGGCCTGATTGCGGTAAAAAGCGAAGCGCCGGTGGTGCCGGCGGCCATTGTGGGCCCTTATAAACTCTTTCGTCCCATTCAAGTCCGCATCGGTAAGCCCATGACCTTTCCCCAACATTACGGCACCAGGGTAAAAGCGGAGCACTTGGAAGATACGGCCCAAAAAATCATGGAAGAAATCGGCCGCCTGCGGAAGGTGTAA
- the cmk gene encoding (d)CMP kinase, which translates to MKPRIAIDGPAGAGKSTVAREVARRLGLAYLDTGAMYRAITLAGLRQNADLHNTAALEELTRNSELDIQSAPNGNIIYLNGENVTEDIRLPEVSRNVSYVARCPEVRDILVGKQREMGNRGGVVMDGRDIGTTVMPDAEYKFFLTASLEERARRLAELHAKGETLALEQMVKEIAARDKIDSERECAPLRPAEDAIHLDSTALTKEEVIESIVNRVSGK; encoded by the coding sequence ATGAAACCCAGAATTGCCATTGACGGTCCTGCCGGCGCGGGGAAAAGTACGGTGGCCCGTGAAGTGGCCAGACGTCTTGGGCTTGCATACCTTGATACCGGTGCCATGTACCGGGCCATTACCCTGGCGGGTTTGCGCCAAAATGCAGATTTACATAATACTGCTGCGCTGGAAGAACTGACCCGAAATTCAGAGCTTGATATCCAAAGCGCCCCCAACGGCAACATCATTTATTTAAACGGGGAAAATGTGACTGAAGATATTCGCCTGCCGGAAGTGAGCCGCAACGTCTCCTATGTGGCCCGCTGCCCGGAAGTACGGGATATATTAGTAGGAAAACAGCGTGAAATGGGTAACCGTGGCGGTGTGGTGATGGATGGACGCGATATAGGGACCACCGTAATGCCTGATGCGGAATATAAGTTTTTTCTCACCGCATCCCTGGAAGAGAGGGCACGCCGGTTGGCGGAGCTGCATGCCAAGGGGGAAACACTGGCTTTGGAGCAGATGGTTAAAGAGATTGCCGCCCGTGATAAAATTGACTCCGAGCGGGAATGCGCGCCACTGCGTCCTGCAGAGGATGCCATTCATCTTGATTCAACGGCCTTGACCAAAGAAGAAGTTATAGAATCAATAGTCAACCGTGTTTCGGGCAAATAA
- the aroH gene encoding chorismate mutase, with protein sequence MGRSVVRGIRGAINVSENRACEITQATRELLSKMTKANNVKKEDIASVYFTLTPDLNAVFPATAARELGWDNVPLLCAVEVDVPGALAFCIRVLIHVNTEKSQAEIKHIYLREARALRADLAHNNT encoded by the coding sequence GTGGGTCGTAGTGTTGTCAGAGGGATCAGAGGAGCAATTAACGTTTCAGAGAACAGAGCGTGTGAAATTACGCAGGCAACCAGAGAATTGCTCTCAAAAATGACGAAAGCCAATAATGTCAAGAAAGAAGACATCGCCAGTGTCTATTTTACTCTGACGCCTGACCTTAATGCTGTTTTTCCGGCAACTGCCGCAAGAGAATTAGGCTGGGATAATGTGCCATTACTCTGTGCCGTAGAAGTTGACGTGCCCGGAGCATTGGCTTTTTGTATTCGTGTGCTTATACATGTGAACACTGAAAAGTCTCAGGCTGAGATAAAACATATTTATCTTAGGGAGGCCCGTGCTTTGCGTGCCGACCTTGCCCATAACAACACCTAG
- a CDS encoding BaiN/RdsA family NAD(P)/FAD-dependent oxidoreductase: protein MGESQLKVLVVGGGPAGMMAAGQAAAAGASVTLLERNDRLGKKLAITGKGRGNVTNDADVEEIIAQFPGNGTFLYGPIYRFTNDDVRRFFAELGVPTVVERGGRVFPKSQKASDLVQAMERFLVKTGVRVQKGERVTRLSVAGGSVVGVKCGEKEITADAVILATGGASYPATGSTGDGYRLAEKAGHAVVKPRPALVPLEVAEKWVPELTGLALKNVSARVLVEGRLAAEEFGEMLFTHYGVSGPIILTLSREATGALNRGKKTQIQINLKPALTPQQLDARLVRDFDKYSRKQFKNSLDDLLPQKLIEPVVRLSGISGDVPVNQITKQQRIKLAETLTALTLNVTAMRPLREAIVTAGGVNVKEIDPATMESKLVKNLYFAGELIDVDGNTGGYNLQAAFSTGFVAGISAGKQE from the coding sequence ATGGGTGAGTCGCAGTTGAAGGTGTTGGTAGTTGGTGGGGGGCCGGCGGGGATGATGGCGGCGGGCCAGGCGGCGGCTGCCGGTGCGTCGGTTACTCTTTTGGAACGTAATGACCGGTTGGGTAAGAAGTTGGCCATCACCGGCAAAGGCCGGGGTAATGTGACCAACGATGCCGATGTGGAGGAGATTATTGCCCAGTTTCCCGGTAACGGAACTTTTTTATACGGGCCCATATATCGTTTTACCAATGACGATGTGCGCCGCTTTTTTGCTGAGCTTGGTGTGCCCACTGTGGTGGAGCGTGGCGGACGGGTTTTTCCCAAGTCGCAGAAGGCGTCTGACTTAGTCCAGGCCATGGAGCGGTTTCTGGTGAAAACCGGCGTCCGGGTGCAAAAAGGGGAGCGGGTAACGCGTCTTAGTGTGGCCGGTGGCAGTGTGGTTGGTGTGAAGTGCGGCGAGAAAGAGATAACAGCGGATGCGGTGATTTTGGCCACCGGCGGTGCATCATATCCCGCCACCGGGTCCACCGGCGACGGGTATCGCTTGGCGGAGAAGGCGGGTCACGCCGTTGTTAAACCCCGGCCCGCGCTGGTGCCATTGGAGGTGGCGGAAAAGTGGGTGCCGGAATTGACCGGCCTGGCGCTAAAGAATGTCAGTGCCCGGGTTCTGGTGGAGGGGCGTTTGGCCGCCGAAGAGTTTGGTGAGATGCTCTTTACCCATTATGGTGTCAGCGGCCCGATAATACTCACCCTGAGTCGTGAAGCTACCGGCGCACTAAACAGGGGCAAAAAAACCCAGATTCAAATTAACCTTAAGCCGGCCCTGACCCCCCAGCAGCTTGATGCCCGCCTGGTGCGGGATTTTGATAAATACTCGCGTAAACAGTTTAAAAACAGCTTAGATGATCTTTTGCCGCAAAAGCTTATTGAGCCGGTGGTGAGGCTCTCGGGGATTTCCGGGGATGTGCCGGTAAATCAGATTACCAAACAGCAGCGGATTAAACTGGCTGAAACGCTGACCGCCCTGACCCTGAATGTGACGGCCATGCGCCCACTGCGGGAGGCTATCGTGACGGCGGGTGGTGTTAATGTTAAAGAAATTGATCCCGCCACCATGGAATCAAAATTAGTAAAAAACCTTTACTTTGCCGGCGAACTGATTGATGTGGACGGCAATACCGGCGGCTACAATTTGCAGGCAGCGTTTTCCACCGGATTTGTGGCGGGAATATCTGCAGGAAAACAGGAATAA
- a CDS encoding radical SAM protein, giving the protein MRYTELATSGELTSRAEKAVQGLGKCLLCPQACGVDRTAGKTGFCRAGKLARVSSYGPHFGEEAPLVGRGGSGTIFFAYCNLRCVFCQNYDISHMGYGDDLEHQDLAEVMLALQKRGCENINFVTPTHYVPQILSALSLAAKKGLTVPLVYNCGAYECPETLKLLDGVIDIYLPDTKFSDPGLAKKYSGVENYPASMFSSLKEMHRQVGTLQVDKRGVAVRGLMVRHLIMPGGLAGTEDVLRFIAAELSPDTYINLMGQYHPAFEADKYPELSRRPSRNELMEARALAKKYGLTRVE; this is encoded by the coding sequence ATGCGATACACTGAATTGGCAACAAGCGGTGAGCTGACCAGTCGTGCAGAAAAAGCAGTACAGGGTCTTGGCAAGTGCCTGCTTTGCCCGCAGGCCTGCGGTGTGGACCGCACTGCCGGGAAAACCGGCTTCTGCCGGGCCGGAAAGTTGGCCCGGGTCTCAAGCTATGGCCCCCACTTCGGGGAAGAGGCTCCATTGGTGGGCCGCGGCGGCTCCGGCACTATTTTTTTTGCTTATTGTAATTTACGCTGCGTTTTTTGCCAAAACTACGATATCTCCCATATGGGGTATGGCGATGACTTAGAGCACCAAGATCTGGCTGAAGTGATGCTTGCTCTGCAAAAGCGGGGTTGCGAAAACATCAATTTTGTCACCCCCACCCATTATGTGCCGCAAATTCTCTCGGCACTGTCGCTGGCGGCTAAAAAGGGTTTAACTGTGCCGCTGGTTTATAACTGCGGAGCCTATGAGTGTCCGGAGACCCTAAAGCTATTAGATGGCGTAATTGATATTTATTTACCCGATACTAAATTCAGCGACCCGGGTTTGGCTAAGAAGTATTCCGGTGTGGAAAACTATCCTGCCAGCATGTTTTCATCTTTAAAGGAAATGCACCGCCAGGTGGGAACACTGCAGGTAGATAAGCGGGGCGTGGCGGTACGCGGTTTAATGGTGCGCCATCTGATTATGCCCGGCGGTTTGGCCGGCACCGAAGATGTGCTGCGCTTTATTGCCGCCGAACTTTCCCCGGATACATACATAAACCTGATGGGACAATACCATCCGGCTTTCGAAGCAGATAAGTATCCGGAGCTTTCCCGGAGGCCTAGTCGCAATGAACTGATGGAAGCCCGGGCACTGGCAAAAAAATACGGCCTGACCAGAGTTGAATAA
- the cobS gene encoding adenosylcobinamide-GDP ribazoletransferase — MMKRFMLALRFLTVYPFGGDENIDGNDLAASTVYYPIIGAMLGIILYWGLQLAQRAWPEILASALIVTLWVLLTGGLHLDGLMDTFDGLGVRGDRARRLEVMRDSRVGAFGVQAAVLGGFIKILAVSQLINRPAWMLGLILAPVAGRTALVALMATGRYAREGYGLGREFVERTSMVHLLLAVLLFLILGYAALSIAVFPLLIPQILLFFLLRYFFVQNFGGVTGDLLGAACELHELAFLLLLPIILR; from the coding sequence ATGATGAAGCGATTTATGCTGGCGCTGCGCTTTCTTACCGTGTACCCTTTTGGGGGCGATGAAAATATTGACGGCAACGACCTGGCCGCCTCCACCGTCTACTATCCCATTATCGGGGCAATGTTGGGCATCATACTCTATTGGGGATTGCAGCTGGCGCAAAGGGCCTGGCCTGAAATTCTGGCTTCGGCACTGATAGTAACTCTATGGGTGCTGTTAACGGGTGGCCTGCACCTGGACGGGCTGATGGATACCTTTGACGGTTTGGGTGTCAGGGGAGACCGTGCCCGGCGTCTGGAAGTGATGCGGGACAGCCGTGTTGGTGCTTTCGGCGTGCAGGCTGCCGTGCTGGGAGGATTTATAAAAATCCTGGCTGTCTCACAACTGATAAATCGTCCGGCCTGGATGCTGGGCCTGATTTTGGCCCCGGTGGCAGGGCGTACCGCATTGGTGGCGCTGATGGCCACCGGCCGTTATGCCCGGGAGGGATATGGCCTGGGCCGTGAGTTTGTGGAGCGCACCTCAATGGTGCACTTACTGCTGGCAGTGCTGCTATTTCTGATTTTGGGCTATGCCGCACTAAGCATAGCCGTGTTTCCTCTCCTTATTCCCCAGATTTTGCTCTTTTTTTTACTGCGGTATTTTTTTGTGCAAAATTTCGGCGGCGTCACCGGCGATCTGCTGGGAGCAGCCTGTGAGCTGCACGAACTGGCATTTTTGCTTTTACTGCCCATTATTTTACGCTAG
- a CDS encoding histidine phosphatase family protein has translation MKLIFIRHGETLWNREFRMQGVSDVALSEVGVRQSAALARGFKWQIDKIFTSPLDRAVSFAKPLASRFKLTPEIIPELREMSFGRWEGLRYADMDDEMKKGFEEWCVDPVNVCPPEGEAAADMGERVRAAVDKISQTLGEDETAAVVTHGGLIRVAVTLLLELPPVTAARMQIETGSATILEYVAGYWSLVKLNDTCHLQENGEEKGGL, from the coding sequence ATGAAGTTAATATTTATCAGACATGGAGAAACCCTGTGGAACCGTGAATTTCGTATGCAGGGCGTCAGTGATGTGGCACTCAGTGAGGTGGGTGTGCGCCAAAGTGCTGCTTTGGCCAGAGGTTTTAAATGGCAGATAGATAAAATTTTTACCTCGCCTCTGGACCGGGCCGTTTCCTTTGCAAAACCTTTGGCTTCCCGGTTCAAGTTGACCCCGGAGATTATCCCGGAGCTGCGGGAGATGTCCTTTGGTCGTTGGGAAGGACTGCGCTACGCCGATATGGACGATGAGATGAAAAAAGGCTTTGAAGAGTGGTGCGTGGATCCGGTCAACGTCTGTCCTCCTGAGGGAGAAGCGGCGGCAGATATGGGGGAAAGGGTCCGGGCGGCGGTGGATAAGATTAGCCAAACCCTGGGGGAGGATGAAACGGCGGCCGTTGTGACCCACGGCGGATTGATTCGGGTGGCCGTTACCCTTTTGCTGGAGCTACCTCCGGTTACCGCAGCCCGGATGCAGATAGAAACCGGCTCCGCAACCATTTTGGAATATGTGGCCGGTTATTGGAGCCTGGTAAAATTAAATGACACCTGCCATCTGCAGGAAAACGGTGAAGAGAAAGGCGGTTTATGA
- the cobD gene encoding threonine-phosphate decarboxylase CobD produces the protein METGENKLHPFGHGGDIQTAAAYAGVEAGDILDFSANINPLGPPPGLFAHLTDSLPQIEAYPDPSCRRLSQAILRRYEPAGEVLAGNGAGELIYLLMRALPPGPVLLPVPTFTLYERAAQAAGREVSCHFLQQEGRFRPEIPALCADIARIKPAVTFLCNPNNPTGVFLSREEVLSVGRACAKAGGYLVVDEAFLEFLPQWQELTLLQSKQDNIIVLCSLTKMYAIPGLRLGFMAAQQSVVAAAQKLRDPWSVNHLAQEAGRYVLQDAGYVRRTAEEVGKLAGSLARRLQKIPGLDVFLPSANYIFLGSKTVASPELQRRLLQHNILVRDCGNYQGLEQRFIRVAVRSAEENESLLSALQAVMP, from the coding sequence ATGGAGACAGGGGAAAACAAACTACACCCGTTTGGCCACGGCGGCGATATCCAAACTGCAGCCGCCTATGCCGGTGTGGAGGCAGGGGACATTCTGGATTTCAGTGCCAATATAAACCCGCTAGGCCCACCGCCGGGGCTATTTGCTCATCTGACGGACTCATTACCACAGATTGAGGCTTATCCCGACCCGTCCTGCCGCCGCCTGAGTCAGGCCATCCTCCGGCGTTATGAACCGGCGGGGGAAGTGCTGGCGGGCAACGGCGCCGGAGAGCTCATTTATCTGTTGATGCGGGCTTTGCCGCCGGGACCTGTGCTTTTGCCGGTCCCCACCTTTACCCTCTATGAGCGGGCGGCTCAGGCAGCGGGCAGGGAAGTTTCTTGCCACTTCTTGCAACAAGAAGGGCGCTTCAGGCCCGAAATTCCGGCATTGTGTGCTGATATAGCAAGAATTAAGCCGGCGGTTACATTTTTGTGCAACCCCAATAACCCCACCGGTGTGTTCCTGTCCCGGGAAGAAGTGCTGTCGGTGGGACGAGCCTGCGCCAAGGCCGGCGGATATTTGGTGGTTGACGAAGCATTTTTGGAATTTTTGCCGCAGTGGCAGGAATTAACTCTTTTACAGTCTAAACAGGATAATATAATTGTGCTGTGTTCGCTGACTAAAATGTATGCCATTCCCGGGCTTCGTCTGGGATTCATGGCAGCACAACAATCTGTGGTTGCTGCGGCGCAAAAACTGCGGGACCCCTGGAGCGTGAACCATTTAGCCCAGGAAGCCGGGCGGTATGTGCTGCAGGATGCGGGGTATGTCCGCCGCACTGCAGAGGAAGTTGGCAAACTTGCCGGCTCTTTGGCTCGTCGGTTGCAGAAAATTCCCGGCCTGGATGTTTTTTTGCCGTCGGCCAACTATATATTTCTGGGCAGCAAAACTGTAGCATCGCCTGAATTACAGCGCAGATTGTTGCAACATAACATCCTGGTGCGTGACTGCGGTAATTATCAGGGACTGGAGCAGCGCTTTATCCGGGTGGCGGTCCGCAGTGCTGAGGAAAATGAAAGTTTGCTTTCTGCGCTGCAGGCAGTCATGCCCTAA